In one Corallococcus silvisoli genomic region, the following are encoded:
- a CDS encoding zf-HC2 domain-containing protein translates to MNAHCTRLHLFMDGELSESDAEGFRNHLPRCAACEGGLRDLLQLELLAARALGVGAAEQPASNPGGNVVALGAWVRRNARVVAPLALAASLCAIVVPRMMPVAQVPAVVFLENQSTRELEARLSDPRADQWRRYSPMRGGAEGTEAVQAPLPLRPLAEMEERKDFRGIVAAYVLHGQWQQAQAVLAREPASLARDNDLAVVALQDGRHQDALALLDSVVRADPRNAQALWNRGLALRSLHQDARAARDFDQVAALGEPGWSDEARKLADELRAAAAH, encoded by the coding sequence ATGAACGCGCATTGCACCCGGTTGCATCTCTTCATGGACGGCGAGCTGTCCGAGTCCGACGCCGAAGGCTTCCGGAACCACCTGCCACGCTGCGCTGCCTGCGAAGGGGGCCTGCGGGACCTGCTCCAGCTGGAGCTGCTGGCGGCGCGGGCGCTGGGCGTGGGCGCGGCGGAGCAGCCCGCCTCCAACCCCGGGGGCAACGTGGTGGCGCTGGGCGCGTGGGTGCGCCGCAACGCCCGCGTGGTGGCGCCGCTGGCCCTGGCCGCCAGCCTCTGCGCCATCGTCGTGCCGCGGATGATGCCGGTCGCGCAGGTCCCGGCGGTCGTCTTCCTGGAGAACCAGTCCACCCGCGAGCTGGAGGCCCGCTTGTCGGATCCTCGCGCGGACCAGTGGCGCCGCTACAGCCCCATGAGGGGCGGCGCGGAGGGCACGGAGGCGGTGCAGGCGCCGCTGCCGCTGCGCCCGCTGGCGGAGATGGAGGAGCGCAAGGACTTCCGCGGCATCGTCGCGGCCTACGTGCTGCACGGTCAGTGGCAGCAGGCGCAGGCGGTGCTGGCGCGCGAGCCCGCGTCGCTGGCGCGCGACAACGACCTGGCGGTGGTGGCGCTGCAGGACGGCCGTCACCAGGACGCGCTGGCGCTGCTGGACTCCGTGGTGCGCGCGGATCCGCGCAACGCGCAGGCCCTGTGGAACCGCGGCCTCGCGCTGCGCTCCCTGCACCAGGACGCGCGGGCCGCCCGCGACTTCGACCAGGTGGCCGCGCTGGGTGAGCCGGGCTGGAGCGACGAGGCCCGCAAGCTGGCCGACGAGCTGCGCGCCGCCGCCGCCCACTGA